One region of Eupeodes corollae chromosome 1, idEupCoro1.1, whole genome shotgun sequence genomic DNA includes:
- the LOC129941651 gene encoding uncharacterized protein LOC129941651 — translation MRNNSKCFWNFINSKRKTTGYPSCMKFNDSTTSDVQIICNLFARYFQSVYSSELFSNQELPSVSKVFDIGSMILDVSEVEQALLELDASKNEGPDGIPPIIFHKCARSLAKPLTDIFNASLSEGKFLDSWKLSFLTPVFKSGSK, via the coding sequence ATGAGGAATAACAGTAAATGTTTCTGGAACTTTATTAATTCTAAACGTAAGACCACTGGTTATCCAAGCTGCATGAAATTCAATGATTCTACAACTAGTGATGTTCAAATAATTTGCAACCTTTTTGCTAGATATTTCCAATCCGTTTACTCCTCGGAATTATTTTCAAACCAGGAACTACCAAGTGTTTCTAAGGTTTTTGATATAGGTTCTATGATTTTGGATGTATCCGAAGTAGAACAAGCGTTGCTTGAGCTTGATGCAAGTAAAAATGAGGGTCCGGATGGGATTCCAcctattatttttcataaatgtgCTCGTTCACTGGCTAAACCACTTACGGATATTTTCAATGCATCTCTATCCGAGGGTAAATTTCTTGATAGTTGGAAACTATCATTTCTTACCCCAGTTTTTAAATCTGGATCTAAGTAG